The Polypterus senegalus isolate Bchr_013 chromosome 9, ASM1683550v1, whole genome shotgun sequence genome includes a window with the following:
- the aicda gene encoding single-stranded DNA cytosine deaminase, translating into MDSVFMKQKKFIYHYKNLRWAKGRHETYLCYIVKRRNSPTSDSFDFGFLRNRSGCHVEVLFLKYMSAWQIYPGRSYSVTWFCSWSPCYDCAQHLADFLIQYPNLRLRIFAARLYFCEENNSEPEGLRRLQAAGAHIAVMTFKDYFYCWHTFVASRDRKFKPWEGLNENSIRLSRKLKRILQPCDEVEDLRDAFKLLGL; encoded by the exons atggacag CGTGTTCATGAAGCAAAAAAAGTTTATCTACCATTACAAAAATTTACGTTGGGCCAAAGGTCGCCATGAAACATATTTGTGTTACATTGTTAAACGACGGAACAGCCCAACATCAGACTCATTTGATTTTGGATTTCTGAGGAATCGATCAGGATGCCATGTTGAG GTCCTTTTCCTAAAGTACATGAGTGCCTGGCAGATTTACCCAGGGCGCAGTTACTCAGTTACCTGGTTTTGTTCTTGGTCACCATGTTATGACTGTGCTCAGCATCTTGCAGACTTCCTCATTCAGTATCCTAATCTGCGGTTGCGCATTTTTGCTGCACGATTGTACTTCTGTGAAGAAAATAATTCTGAACCTGAGGGACTGCGAAGACTCCAGGCTGCAGGGGCACACATTGCAGTGATGACTTTCAAGG acTATTTTTATTGTTGGCACACCTTTGTTGCTAGTCGGGATCGAAAGTTTAAACCTTGGGAAGGTTTAAATGAGAACTCTATTCGACTTTCAAGAAAACTAAAACGCATCCTTCAG CCATGTGATGAAGTGGAAGATCTAAGAGATGCCTTCAAGCTACTTGGACTCTAA